TCAATAGCAAATCTCAAGTAAATAGAGGCGAAAAATTATATAGGCTAAAAATGTCTTAAAGATATTGCTGTGTTATATCGATCTACGGGAGTGATTTGCTTTTGCTTAGATCTAGCAATATTTTTCGGAATGCACTGTCTTCGCTAGGTGAGCGTCAGAAAAAGAATTAAATAAACAAGCATCCCCCGGCCACCCTAACAATAGAGTGGCCGAAGACTTGACGATGTTACGTAATAGCGTTGCCACTGGTGTCAGCAGCGATGATGGAAGGAATTCTCTCGAATTTGAAGCCCATTGCTCTTAAGCAATGGAATAGATGACCTTGTAAACAATAGAAGGCGACATAATAAGTGACATTAGCTAACCAAGCGCGAGAGGTATAAAACCCATCTGCTAAATCAGCCGTATCAGCAAAGTAGGGGGCAATCCCAAATTTGACTTCTAAAGCTGCACCATAGAATTCAACGGGGTAAACAAAAGTATTAACGGCACAGAAATAAGCAGAAATAAAGCCCATGATGGCAACACCACCTAAGGAGGTGCCAATTAAACCATCAGGTGTGTATATCTTAATTCTGGACCCTAAATCTTGTTCCCATTTAAAAGGGGCAACATTGATATGCCACAGCCCACCAGCCATATCAAATAACCCAATAAATAGGTGGCCAGATGCTAGGTCATCTAAGTTATCTACAAAAAATGGATTAAACCCTGGTGTAGACCAACCGTACTTAAAAACATTGCCAATTGTTGAGCCTGGAGCAGCTACTTTGGTGACTTCACCTACTGTTGGATCGTAGATACCATGAAACTTCATCCATCCGACAAAGATCAAAGAAGCGAATCCAATAAAGAGTAGATGGTTACCCAGAATATATCCTAACTGCTT
The genomic region above belongs to Acaryochloris sp. CCMEE 5410 and contains:
- a CDS encoding chlorophyll a/b binding light-harvesting protein, whose product is MSTNVNQSEYPWYQGNSRLVDVSVQGKWLAAHILQIALIMFWVGFNTFSENQVFDPSLPMYDQGLVLIPHLAAEGFGIGAGGVVTNTFVYTQVGAIHMVASLVLFAGAYYHAKIGPMDLTEGGRGNTERFAFQWDDPKQLGYILGNHLLFIGFASLIFVGWMKFHGIYDPTVGEVTKVAAPGSTIGNVFKYGWSTPGFNPFFVDNLDDLASGHLFIGLFDMAGGLWHINVAPFKWEQDLGSRIKIYTPDGLIGTSLGGVAIMGFISAYFCAVNTFVYPVEFYGAALEVKFGIAPYFADTADLADGFYTSRAWLANVTYYVAFYCLQGHLFHCLRAMGFKFERIPSIIAADTSGNAIT